A genomic segment from Alistipes senegalensis JC50 encodes:
- the era gene encoding GTPase Era: MHKSGFVNIIGNPNVGKSTLMNALVGERLSIITSKAQTTRHRIMGIVSGEDFQIVYSDTPGILKPSYKLQESMMKFVTGAVTDADVILYVTDTVERSDRSAEIIERISRSGIPTIVVINKIDLSTPEALDALVERWQAEIPGARIVPVSAKENFNVEGLFRTILELLPEGPAFYPKDTLTDKTLRFFASEIIREKILKFYDKEIPYCCEIEIESYKEEPAIDRIAATIYVARDSQKGILIGHKGEKLKRVGQTAREDMEQFLGKKVFLQLFVKVSDDWRNDERQLRRFGYEQE; the protein is encoded by the coding sequence ATGCACAAATCGGGCTTCGTAAATATCATCGGCAATCCCAACGTGGGCAAATCGACGCTGATGAACGCACTGGTCGGCGAACGGCTTTCGATCATCACCTCCAAGGCGCAGACCACGCGCCACCGCATCATGGGCATCGTTTCGGGCGAGGATTTCCAGATCGTCTACTCCGACACGCCGGGCATCCTGAAACCCTCGTACAAGTTGCAGGAGTCGATGATGAAGTTCGTGACCGGGGCCGTGACCGACGCCGACGTGATCCTCTACGTGACGGACACCGTCGAACGGAGCGACCGCTCGGCCGAGATCATCGAACGCATCAGCCGGAGCGGCATCCCGACGATCGTGGTCATCAACAAGATCGACCTTTCGACGCCCGAAGCGCTGGATGCGCTGGTGGAGAGATGGCAGGCGGAGATTCCCGGAGCGCGGATCGTCCCGGTGTCGGCCAAGGAGAACTTCAATGTCGAGGGGCTTTTCAGAACCATCCTCGAACTGCTGCCCGAAGGCCCGGCGTTCTACCCCAAAGATACGCTCACGGACAAAACCCTGCGCTTCTTCGCCTCGGAGATCATCCGCGAGAAGATTCTCAAATTCTACGACAAGGAGATCCCCTACTGCTGCGAGATCGAGATCGAGAGCTACAAGGAGGAGCCGGCCATCGACCGCATCGCGGCGACGATCTACGTGGCCCGCGACTCGCAGAAAGGCATCCTGATCGGCCACAAGGGCGAGAAACTCAAGAGAGTGGGACAGACGGCCCGCGAGGATATGGAACAGTTCCTCGGCAAGAAGGTCTTCCTGCAACTCTTCGTCAAGGTCAGCGACGACTGGCGCAACGACGAACGCCAGCTGCGCCGTTTCGGATACGAACAGGAATAA
- a CDS encoding tetratricopeptide repeat protein: MRKFIFGIILGAALLCGMKARAQYNREYFFWMGRSSMMNNDYQEAIRTLNTLLRFDEDAFEGYFLRGIAKYNLDDLLGAEADFSTAIRLNPVYTQAYTYRAITRSRLGNYDDALQDFREAIELRPDLPGPYYSRGVTRLLNQQFKEAIEDFDKFIRQENKVADAFICRGLSYLHLKDTTRAYENFNTAIRTNRENPNGYNRRGSLHLQQEQYKEAEADFNKAISCDSTYLLSYFNRALVYNATNRPMQALADFDKVIQLDSTNSLTYFNRAMLRTQIGDYNRALEDYDKVALYSPNNVLVYYNRAGVYAQLGEIEQAVADYTSAIKLYPDFANAYIYRGRLREYLNDPQGAKSDRAIAQQKIAEYRSRLSDSTYSIYADTTQRFDRLLSFDSKFAGGSFDRITGHNGGREEMRLLPLFKFTLMRADSLPAVKPYHLQRVEDFRKRIDNEYLTLSCRESNIPADSLVLLDKQYVQELNASNPSWTVLFERGVTQSLIKQYTNSVNTYSSAIELNPSNPFLYLNRSTTRAEMIDFISSIDNSYQRITIDSDPANRLNNNSKRTYSYDEAVADLNKAVKLFPDFAHAYYNRANLLALSGSLPEAYEDYSKAIELNPAFAEAYYNRGIIQIFMKDTRKGCLDISKAGELGILEAYEMLKRYAQPEN; this comes from the coding sequence ATGCGGAAATTCATCTTCGGAATCATACTGGGAGCCGCCCTGCTGTGCGGCATGAAGGCGCGCGCACAGTACAACCGGGAGTATTTCTTCTGGATGGGCCGTTCGTCGATGATGAACAACGACTACCAGGAGGCCATCCGCACCCTGAACACCCTGCTGCGATTCGACGAGGACGCCTTCGAGGGCTATTTCCTGCGCGGCATCGCCAAATACAACCTCGACGACCTGCTGGGCGCCGAAGCCGATTTCTCGACCGCCATCCGGCTGAATCCCGTCTACACCCAGGCATACACCTACCGCGCCATCACCCGCTCGCGGCTGGGCAACTACGACGACGCCTTGCAGGATTTCCGCGAGGCGATCGAACTGCGCCCCGACCTGCCCGGCCCCTATTACAGCCGCGGCGTGACGCGCCTGCTGAACCAGCAGTTCAAGGAGGCCATCGAGGATTTCGACAAGTTCATCCGCCAGGAGAACAAGGTCGCCGACGCCTTCATCTGCCGGGGCCTCAGCTACCTGCATCTGAAAGACACCACGCGGGCCTACGAGAATTTCAACACCGCGATCCGCACCAACCGCGAAAATCCCAACGGCTACAACCGCCGCGGATCGCTGCACCTGCAACAGGAGCAGTACAAGGAGGCCGAAGCGGATTTCAACAAGGCCATTTCGTGCGATTCCACCTATCTGCTCTCCTATTTCAACCGCGCGCTGGTCTACAACGCCACCAACCGCCCGATGCAGGCGCTCGCGGATTTCGACAAGGTGATCCAGCTGGATTCGACCAACTCGCTGACCTATTTCAACCGCGCCATGCTGCGCACGCAGATCGGCGACTACAACCGCGCTTTGGAGGATTACGACAAGGTGGCGCTCTACTCGCCCAACAACGTGCTGGTCTACTACAACCGGGCGGGCGTCTACGCCCAGCTGGGCGAGATCGAGCAGGCCGTGGCGGACTACACGTCGGCCATCAAGCTCTATCCCGACTTCGCCAACGCCTACATCTACCGCGGACGCCTGCGCGAATACCTGAACGACCCGCAGGGCGCCAAGTCCGACCGCGCGATCGCCCAGCAAAAGATCGCCGAATACCGTTCGCGCCTGAGCGACAGCACCTATTCGATCTACGCCGACACCACGCAGCGCTTCGACCGCCTGCTGTCGTTCGACAGCAAGTTCGCGGGCGGCAGCTTCGACCGCATCACGGGCCACAACGGCGGCCGCGAGGAGATGCGCCTCCTGCCGCTGTTCAAGTTCACGCTGATGCGCGCCGACTCCCTGCCGGCAGTCAAACCCTACCACCTGCAACGCGTGGAGGATTTCCGCAAGCGCATCGACAATGAGTACCTCACCCTCTCGTGCCGCGAAAGCAACATCCCGGCCGACTCGCTCGTGCTGCTCGACAAACAGTACGTACAGGAGCTCAATGCGAGCAACCCCTCGTGGACGGTGCTCTTCGAGCGCGGCGTCACGCAGTCGCTCATCAAGCAGTACACCAATTCGGTGAACACCTATTCGTCGGCCATCGAGCTCAATCCGTCGAACCCGTTCCTCTATCTGAACCGCTCGACGACACGCGCCGAGATGATCGACTTCATCTCGTCGATCGACAATTCGTACCAGCGGATCACGATCGACTCGGACCCCGCCAACCGGCTGAACAACAATTCGAAACGCACGTACAGCTACGACGAGGCCGTAGCCGACCTGAACAAGGCCGTCAAGCTCTTCCCCGATTTCGCCCACGCCTACTACAACCGCGCCAACCTGCTGGCCCTTTCGGGCAGTCTGCCGGAGGCTTACGAGGACTATTCGAAAGCCATCGAGCTGAACCCCGCATTCGCCGAGGCGTACTACAACCGCGGTATCATCCAGATATTCATGAAGGACACCCGCAAGGGCTGTCTCGACATCTCGAAGGCCGGCGAACTGGGCATCCTCGAAGCCTACGAGATGCTGAAACGCTACGCACAGCCGGAAAACTAA
- a CDS encoding MFS transporter, with product MSETIQRKLNDSPVARWTALLLIASTMFFGYMFVDLMSPLQSMIEAQRGWTPDVFGMYGSSEFILNVFGFLILAGIILDKMGVRFTGQLSASLMFIGACLKYYAVSDSFAGSGIEMWLNSWWSSFPASAKLASLGFMIFGCGMEMAGITVSKAIAKWFEGKEMALAMGLEMAIARVGVFAIFSISPWLADMAPATVVRPVAFCTVLLLIGLLTFVIFSVMDRKLDKQLGLNSRGGGGSEEEFKVSDLKFILSSKVFWIIAFLCVLYYSAIFPFQRFATNMLESNLGVSAQTAADIFRWFPMGAAAITPFLGRYLDHKGKGATMLILGAVLMIVCHLTFAFVLPEYPSKPIAYGSIVLLGISFSLVPAALWPSVPKIVETRYLGSAYSLIFWIQNIGLCLFPMLFGFALKYFNANRAAGAPYDYTRPMLIFVACGVLAMLLGIWLKAEDRKKKYGLELPNIKK from the coding sequence ATGTCAGAAACTATCCAACGCAAACTCAACGATTCGCCCGTGGCCCGATGGACGGCGTTGTTACTCATCGCATCCACGATGTTTTTCGGCTACATGTTCGTCGATCTCATGTCGCCGCTCCAGAGCATGATCGAGGCGCAGCGCGGGTGGACGCCCGACGTGTTCGGCATGTACGGCAGTTCGGAGTTCATCCTCAACGTCTTCGGATTCCTCATTCTCGCGGGCATCATCCTCGACAAGATGGGCGTGCGGTTCACCGGCCAGCTGTCGGCGTCGCTGATGTTCATCGGAGCCTGCCTGAAATACTACGCCGTGAGCGACTCGTTCGCGGGTTCGGGGATCGAAATGTGGCTCAACTCGTGGTGGAGCTCCTTCCCCGCATCGGCCAAGCTGGCGTCGCTGGGCTTCATGATCTTCGGTTGCGGCATGGAGATGGCCGGCATCACCGTGTCGAAAGCCATCGCCAAATGGTTCGAAGGCAAGGAGATGGCTTTGGCCATGGGACTCGAAATGGCGATCGCGCGCGTCGGCGTCTTCGCAATCTTCTCGATCTCGCCCTGGCTGGCCGACATGGCTCCCGCGACGGTCGTGCGCCCCGTGGCGTTCTGCACCGTACTGCTGCTGATCGGCCTGCTGACCTTCGTGATCTTCTCGGTCATGGACCGCAAGCTGGACAAACAACTCGGCCTCAACAGCCGTGGCGGAGGCGGCAGCGAGGAGGAGTTCAAGGTCAGCGACCTGAAATTCATCCTGAGCAGCAAGGTGTTCTGGATCATCGCATTCCTCTGCGTGCTCTACTACTCGGCCATCTTCCCCTTCCAGCGCTTCGCCACGAACATGCTGGAGAGCAATCTCGGAGTCTCGGCGCAGACCGCCGCCGACATTTTCCGCTGGTTCCCGATGGGTGCGGCGGCCATCACCCCCTTCCTGGGCCGCTACCTCGACCACAAGGGCAAGGGCGCCACGATGCTCATTCTCGGCGCGGTGCTGATGATCGTCTGCCACCTGACCTTCGCGTTCGTGCTCCCGGAGTACCCGAGCAAACCCATCGCCTATGGCTCGATCGTCCTGCTCGGCATCTCGTTCTCGCTGGTTCCGGCGGCGCTCTGGCCTTCGGTCCCCAAGATCGTGGAGACGCGCTATCTGGGTTCGGCCTATTCGCTGATCTTCTGGATTCAGAACATCGGACTGTGCCTCTTCCCGATGCTCTTCGGATTCGCGCTCAAATACTTCAACGCCAACCGGGCCGCCGGAGCACCTTATGACTACACGCGCCCGATGCTGATCTTCGTCGCATGCGGCGTGCTGGCGATGCTGCTGGGAATCTGGCTCAAAGCCGAGGACCGGAAAAAGAAATACGGGCTGGAACTGCCCAATATCAAGAAGTAG
- a CDS encoding GtrA family protein, which yields MSRVAMMLRRLYESPFVRFAVVGGVATAVNYAVYVVLVRCFDDLWPALAYFCAFCVSIVCNFLLSSYFTFRVRPSARRAVRFLTAHLINLVNELVLLEIWLWAGVPKLYAPLCVFLVAFPVNFLMVRFALRGRLKS from the coding sequence ATGAGTAGGGTAGCGATGATGCTCCGGAGGCTCTATGAGAGTCCGTTCGTGCGCTTCGCCGTGGTGGGAGGCGTCGCCACGGCGGTCAATTACGCCGTTTACGTCGTGCTGGTGCGGTGTTTCGACGACCTCTGGCCGGCCCTTGCCTATTTTTGCGCCTTCTGCGTCAGCATCGTCTGCAACTTTCTGCTGTCGAGCTATTTCACCTTTCGGGTACGGCCCTCTGCCCGCCGTGCCGTGCGGTTCCTGACGGCCCACCTCATCAACCTTGTGAACGAACTCGTACTGCTCGAAATCTGGCTGTGGGCGGGCGTTCCGAAACTCTATGCGCCGCTGTGCGTTTTTCTGGTCGCCTTTCCGGTCAATTTCCTGATGGTGCGCTTCGCCCTGCGCGGGCGTTTGAAATCCTGA
- a CDS encoding polysaccharide deacetylase family protein, whose product MTVTLGFDVEEFDFPLERGRGIDFGTQLAVSSEGLEFLLDLLARLELRATFYTTANFALHRTDLVRRIVAGGHEVASHDYYHGLTAGSDPAGSRRTLEELTGQRIVGYRAPRLAAASSAALAAAGYRYNSSINPTWIPTRYNNLRAPCSVSREEGLTIYPVSVSAPFRVPLFWISLHVMPLPLYKLLCRSALRRDGHLNLYFHPWEFSARLREPAFGVPGYLTHCSGTDLQRKFIRLLEWLKARGCRFLTTREYLGCDE is encoded by the coding sequence ATGACTGTGACACTCGGTTTCGACGTCGAGGAGTTCGATTTTCCGCTCGAAAGGGGCCGCGGAATCGATTTCGGCACCCAGCTTGCGGTCAGCTCCGAGGGGCTGGAGTTCCTGCTGGACCTGCTCGCGCGGCTGGAGCTGCGGGCCACGTTTTACACGACGGCCAATTTTGCCCTCCACCGCACGGACCTTGTCCGCCGCATCGTCGCCGGAGGCCACGAGGTGGCTTCGCATGACTATTACCACGGGCTGACCGCCGGGTCGGACCCTGCCGGCAGCCGGCGGACGCTCGAAGAGCTGACCGGACAGCGCATTGTCGGCTACCGTGCCCCGCGGCTGGCCGCCGCTTCGTCCGCGGCGCTCGCGGCGGCGGGGTACAGGTACAATTCGTCGATCAATCCGACGTGGATTCCGACGCGCTACAACAACCTCCGGGCCCCGTGCTCCGTGTCGCGGGAGGAGGGGCTCACGATCTATCCGGTTTCGGTCTCCGCGCCTTTCCGCGTGCCGCTGTTTTGGATTTCGCTCCACGTCATGCCGCTGCCGCTCTACAAACTGCTGTGCCGCAGCGCCCTGCGCCGCGACGGGCACCTGAACCTCTATTTCCATCCGTGGGAGTTTTCCGCACGGCTGCGCGAGCCGGCTTTCGGTGTTCCGGGCTATCTTACGCATTGTTCGGGGACGGACCTGCAACGGAAATTCATCCGGCTGCTGGAGTGGCTGAAAGCCCGCGGCTGTCGGTTTTTGACCACCCGCGAATACCTCGGATGCGATGAGTAG